From Glycine max cultivar Williams 82 chromosome 11, Glycine_max_v4.0, whole genome shotgun sequence, the proteins below share one genomic window:
- the LOC100791810 gene encoding transcription factor bHLH25, protein MMEIANHYYLPELGIEDPTLFDQYPMDSFACPLDDFDFESFSGSPESNSSYQFNSESTPNCFPAESPDQSFVPARPTKRLKTFNTSNTCASDIISHKVSASSSSQVISFDHFNAPSDASSLQFHRNLDFDVKPKIEKASSGNMDFAAFVSHGSYVDKTFLSSDTNQVGITSRNPIQAQEHVIAERKRREKLSQRFIALSAILPGLKKMDKASVLGDAIKYVKQLQERVQTLEEQAAKRTAGSRVLVKRSILFADDENSDSHCEHSLPEIEVRVSGKDVLIRTQCDKHSGHAAMILSELEKLHFIVQSSSFLPFGNNNTDVTIIAQMNKENCMTAKDLLGRLRQALKQFI, encoded by the exons ATGATGGAAATTGCGAACCACTACTACTTGCCTGAACTT GGAATTGAGGATCCAACCTTGTTTGATCAATACCCGATGGATTCATTTGCATGTCCACTCGATGACTTTGACTTCGAGTCTTTCTCCGGGTCCCCAGAGAGCAACTCCTCTTATCAGTTCAACTCCGAAAGCACACCAAATTGTTTCCCTGCTGAAAGTCCTGATCAGTCTTTTGTCCCTGCAAGACCAACCAAGAGGCTCAAGACATTCAATACCTCCAACACTTGTGCCAGTGACATAATTTCCCACAAGGTTTCTGCCTCTTCATCCTCCCAAGTTATTTCCTTTGACCACTTCAATGCCCCATCAGATGCTTCTTCCCTGCAATTTCATCGAAACCTGGACTTCGATGTGAAGCCGAAAATCGAGAAAGCGTCTAGTGGGAACATGGATTTTGCAGCTTTCGTTTCTCACGGTTCGTATGTGGACAAAACATTCCTAAGTTCTGATACGAATCAGGTTGGAATAACCTCTAGGAACCCAATCCAAGCTCAAGAGCACGTAATAGCTGAAAGAAAACGGAGGGAAAAGCTCAGCCAGAGGTTCATTGCTCTTTCCGCCATCCTCCCTGGCCTCAAGAAG ATGGATAAGGCTTCTGTTTTGGGAGATGCTATAAAGTATGTGAAACAACTACAAGAACGTGTGCAAACTCTGGAGGAGCAAGCAGCGAAGAGAACAGCAGGGTCGAGAGTGCTGGTGAAAAGATCTATTCTCTTTGCTGATGATGAAAATTCTGACAGCCACTGCGAGCATTCACTCCCAGAAATCGAAGTCAGAGTTTCTGGGAAAGACGTACTCATCAGAACTCAATGCGACAAACACAGTGGACATGCTGCAATGATACTCAGCGAGTTAGAAAAGCTTCACTTCATTGTCCAGAGTAGCAGCTTTTTGCCCTTCGGCAATAACAATACTGATGTAACTATTATTGCTCAG ATGAACAAGGAAAACTGCATGACAGCAAAGGATCTCCTAGGAAGGCTACGACAGGCGTTGAAGCAGTTCATTTGA